Proteins encoded within one genomic window of Oryza glaberrima chromosome 12, OglaRS2, whole genome shotgun sequence:
- the LOC127756658 gene encoding uncharacterized protein LOC127756658 codes for MEIDGSGDESAAAASTDPGRGRKRPPSPSTPTPSDDGEDSDDGWAVSDSGSEEEEEEYDDEEEQEGMHRPFTVDDFPRLSSDHSVQTDALYDIPHLRLRGPSPLSLFRAFNDPLTDKRMHWFGSYYRLDDESEITVDNAGTVDCLNGCWCLSMNLLQFIDLRISGYCHTQPGRAKIFGFFAVRDDLEPLRNYVFRHGIDSYEAVSVKTKTGMACLPLTSPARGICITSRALFEFQLCIRTEDSPEAEDEPIGETLIERCTEFTNILRSASFTKTVRLYGEKCGLDVKFALLVNAVQATVDVEIIHSPACGLNLKLYAKTSGFSNVIRLFRGVAQSGRRIRSLVAVVRRSHLDLCIEGSPADIGLGEKLPFVRWEHKFGAGFHRTADEVVKLGDFTTISVKVTWKAVDKRPPPKG; via the exons ATGGAGATCGACGGAAGCGGAgacgagtcggcggcggcggcgagcactgACCCCGGCCGCGGCAGGAAGAGGCCGCCTTCCCCCTCAACTCCGACTCCGAGCGACGACGGGGAGGACTCCGACGACGGCTGGGCGGTGAGCGACAgcggcagcgaggaggaggaggaggaatacgacgacgaggaggagcaggaaG GGATGCACCGCCCATTTACTGTTGATGATTTTCCAAGGCTTAGTAGTGACCATTCTGTGCAGACTGATGCACTCTATGATATTCCACATCTTCGTCTTCGAGGCCCTTCACCACTCAGTCTTTTCCGTGCATTCAATGATCCTCTCACTGACAAACGCATGCATTGGTTTGGTTCTTATTACCGACTCGACGATGAATCTGAAA TCACTGTTGACAATGCTGGGACTGTTGATTGCTTAAATGGGTGTTGGTGCCTTTCGATGAATTTGCTCCAGTTCATTGATCTGAGAATCTCTGGCTATTGCCATACCCAGCCTGGACGTGCCAAAATCTTCGGTTTCTTTGCGGTGCGGGATGACTTGGAACCTCTGCGCAACTATGTCTTCAGGCATGGGATTGACAGTTATGAAGCTGTGTCTGTGAAGACAAAGACG GGTATGGCATGTTTACCATTGACTAGCCCTGCTCGAGGTATTTGCATTACAAGCCGTGCACTGTTTGAATTCCAACTCTGTATTCGGACTGAAGACTCACCTGAGGCTGAGGATGAGCCCATAGGTGAAACATTGATTGAAAGATGCACTGAATTCACCAACATTTTAAGATCAGCATCATTCACCAAAACTGTTCGTCtgtatggtgagaagtgtggaTTGGATGTGAAGTTTGCTCTGCTGGTAAATGCAGTTCAAGCAACAGTTGATGTTGAGATTATACATTCACCTGCTTGTGGCCTTAATTTGAAGTTATATGCCAAAACCAGTGGCTTCAGCAATGTGATCCGTCTCTTCCGAGGTGTTGCACAATCTGGTCGCAGAATTAGATCTCTTGTGGCGGTGGTACGACGTAGTCACCTTGATCTTTGTATCGAAGGGTCTCCAGCAGATATCGGTCTTGGTGAGAAGCTGCCCTTTGTAAGGTGGGAGCACAAATTTGGTGCTGGTTTTCATAGAACTGCAGATGAAGTGGTGAAGCTTGGCGATTTTACCACAATTTCTGTGAAAGTTACATGGAAAGCTGTCGACAAGCGTCCGCCGCCGAAGGGATAG
- the LOC127756705 gene encoding uncharacterized protein LOC127756705 isoform X2, producing MEVDGGGDESAAAAMADPGRGKKRPPSPSTPPTPSDDGEDSDDSCAVSDEEEEEDEDEGEEDQEGMHRPFTVDDFPRLSSDHSEQTEARARTVDCLNGCRCHSMNLLQLIDLKISGYRHTQPGRAKIFGFFAVRDDLEPLRNYVFRHAIDNYEAVSVKPKTGMACLPLTSPARGICLTSHALFEFQLCIWTEDSPEAEDEPKGDTLIEGCTEFTNILRSTSFTQTVRLYGEKCGLDLKFALLVNAVQATVDVEIIHSPPCGLNLKLYAKTSGFSDVIRLFQGAAQSGHRISSVVAVVRCSHLDLCIEGSPAGIGLGEKLPRVRWEHRFGAGFHGIEDEVVKLGDFSTISVKVTWKAVGKRPAPKG from the exons ATGGAGGTCGATGGAGGCGGAgacgagtcggcggcggcggcgatggctgaCCCCGGCCGCGGGAAGAAGAGACCGCCTTCCCCCTCAACTCCTCCGACTCCGAGCGACGACGGGGAGGACTCCGACGACAGCTGCGCGGtcagcgacgaggaggaggaggaagacgaagacgaaggcgAGGAGGATCAAGAAG ggATGCACCGCCCATTTACGGTTGATGATTTTCCAAGGCTTAGTAGTGATCATTCTGAGCAGACTGAAGCACG CGCTCGGACCGTTGATTGCTTAAATGGGTGTAGGTGCCATTCGATGAATCTGCTCCAGTTGATTGATCTGAAAATCTCTGGATATCGCCATACCCAGCCTGGACGTGCCAAAATCTTCGGGTTTTTTGCGGTGCGGGATGACTTGGAACCTCTGCGCAACTATGTCTTTAGGCATGCCATTGACAATTATGAAGCTGTCTCTGTGAAACCAAAGACG GGTATGGCGTGTTTACCATTGACTAGCCCTGCTCGAGGTATCTGCTTGACAAGCCATGCGCTGTTTGAATTCCAACTCTGTATTTGGACTGAAGACTCACCTGAGGCTGAGGATGAGCCCAAAGGTGACACATTGATTGAAGGATGCACTGAATTCACCAACATTTTAAGATCAACATCATTCACCCAAACTGTTCGTCTGTACGGTGAGAAGTGTGGATTGGATTTGAAGTTTGCTCTGCTGGTTAATGCAGTTCAAGCTACAGTTGATGTTGAGATTATACATTCACCTCCTTGTGGCCTTAATTTGAAGTTATATGCCAAAACTAGTGGCTTCAGCGATGTGATCCGTCTCTTCCAAGGTGCTGCACAATCTGGTCATAGAATTAGTTCTGTTGTGGCGGTGGTGCGATGTAGTCACCTTGATCTTTGTATCGAAGGGTCTCCAGCAGGTATTGGTCTTGGTGAGAAGCTGCCCCGTGTAAGATGGGAGCACAGATTTGGTGCTGGTTTTCATGGAATTGAAGATGAAGTGGTGAAGCTTGGTGATTTTAGCACAATTTCTGTGAAAGTCACCTGGAAAGCTGTCGGCAAGCGTCCGGCGCCGAAGGGATAG
- the LOC127756705 gene encoding uncharacterized protein LOC127756705 isoform X3, translating to MEVDGGGDESAAAAMADPGRGKKRPPSPSTPPTPSDDGEDSDDSCAVSDEEEEEDEDEGEEDQEGMHRPFTVDDFPRLSSDHSEQTEARCHSMNLLQLIDLKISGYRHTQPGRAKIFGFFAVRDDLEPLRNYVFRHAIDNYEAVSVKPKTGMACLPLTSPARGICLTSHALFEFQLCIWTEDSPEAEDEPKGDTLIEGCTEFTNILRSTSFTQTVRLYGEKCGLDLKFALLVNAVQATVDVEIIHSPPCGLNLKLYAKTSGFSDVIRLFQGAAQSGHRISSVVAVVRCSHLDLCIEGSPAGIGLGEKLPRVRWEHRFGAGFHGIEDEVVKLGDFSTISVKVTWKAVGKRPAPKG from the exons ATGGAGGTCGATGGAGGCGGAgacgagtcggcggcggcggcgatggctgaCCCCGGCCGCGGGAAGAAGAGACCGCCTTCCCCCTCAACTCCTCCGACTCCGAGCGACGACGGGGAGGACTCCGACGACAGCTGCGCGGtcagcgacgaggaggaggaggaagacgaagacgaaggcgAGGAGGATCAAGAAG ggATGCACCGCCCATTTACGGTTGATGATTTTCCAAGGCTTAGTAGTGATCATTCTGAGCAGACTGAAGCACG GTGCCATTCGATGAATCTGCTCCAGTTGATTGATCTGAAAATCTCTGGATATCGCCATACCCAGCCTGGACGTGCCAAAATCTTCGGGTTTTTTGCGGTGCGGGATGACTTGGAACCTCTGCGCAACTATGTCTTTAGGCATGCCATTGACAATTATGAAGCTGTCTCTGTGAAACCAAAGACG GGTATGGCGTGTTTACCATTGACTAGCCCTGCTCGAGGTATCTGCTTGACAAGCCATGCGCTGTTTGAATTCCAACTCTGTATTTGGACTGAAGACTCACCTGAGGCTGAGGATGAGCCCAAAGGTGACACATTGATTGAAGGATGCACTGAATTCACCAACATTTTAAGATCAACATCATTCACCCAAACTGTTCGTCTGTACGGTGAGAAGTGTGGATTGGATTTGAAGTTTGCTCTGCTGGTTAATGCAGTTCAAGCTACAGTTGATGTTGAGATTATACATTCACCTCCTTGTGGCCTTAATTTGAAGTTATATGCCAAAACTAGTGGCTTCAGCGATGTGATCCGTCTCTTCCAAGGTGCTGCACAATCTGGTCATAGAATTAGTTCTGTTGTGGCGGTGGTGCGATGTAGTCACCTTGATCTTTGTATCGAAGGGTCTCCAGCAGGTATTGGTCTTGGTGAGAAGCTGCCCCGTGTAAGATGGGAGCACAGATTTGGTGCTGGTTTTCATGGAATTGAAGATGAAGTGGTGAAGCTTGGTGATTTTAGCACAATTTCTGTGAAAGTCACCTGGAAAGCTGTCGGCAAGCGTCCGGCGCCGAAGGGATAG
- the LOC127756705 gene encoding uncharacterized protein LOC127756705 isoform X1 — protein sequence MEVDGGGDESAAAAMADPGRGKKRPPSPSTPPTPSDDGEDSDDSCAVSDEEEEEDEDEGEEDQEGMHRPFTVDDFPRLSSDHSEQTEARHWFGSDYRLDDESEINVNSARTVDCLNGCRCHSMNLLQLIDLKISGYRHTQPGRAKIFGFFAVRDDLEPLRNYVFRHAIDNYEAVSVKPKTGMACLPLTSPARGICLTSHALFEFQLCIWTEDSPEAEDEPKGDTLIEGCTEFTNILRSTSFTQTVRLYGEKCGLDLKFALLVNAVQATVDVEIIHSPPCGLNLKLYAKTSGFSDVIRLFQGAAQSGHRISSVVAVVRCSHLDLCIEGSPAGIGLGEKLPRVRWEHRFGAGFHGIEDEVVKLGDFSTISVKVTWKAVGKRPAPKG from the exons ATGGAGGTCGATGGAGGCGGAgacgagtcggcggcggcggcgatggctgaCCCCGGCCGCGGGAAGAAGAGACCGCCTTCCCCCTCAACTCCTCCGACTCCGAGCGACGACGGGGAGGACTCCGACGACAGCTGCGCGGtcagcgacgaggaggaggaggaagacgaagacgaaggcgAGGAGGATCAAGAAG ggATGCACCGCCCATTTACGGTTGATGATTTTCCAAGGCTTAGTAGTGATCATTCTGAGCAGACTGAAGCACG GCATTGGTTTGGTTCTGATTACCGACTCGATGACGAATCTGAAA TCAATGTCAACAGCGCTCGGACCGTTGATTGCTTAAATGGGTGTAGGTGCCATTCGATGAATCTGCTCCAGTTGATTGATCTGAAAATCTCTGGATATCGCCATACCCAGCCTGGACGTGCCAAAATCTTCGGGTTTTTTGCGGTGCGGGATGACTTGGAACCTCTGCGCAACTATGTCTTTAGGCATGCCATTGACAATTATGAAGCTGTCTCTGTGAAACCAAAGACG GGTATGGCGTGTTTACCATTGACTAGCCCTGCTCGAGGTATCTGCTTGACAAGCCATGCGCTGTTTGAATTCCAACTCTGTATTTGGACTGAAGACTCACCTGAGGCTGAGGATGAGCCCAAAGGTGACACATTGATTGAAGGATGCACTGAATTCACCAACATTTTAAGATCAACATCATTCACCCAAACTGTTCGTCTGTACGGTGAGAAGTGTGGATTGGATTTGAAGTTTGCTCTGCTGGTTAATGCAGTTCAAGCTACAGTTGATGTTGAGATTATACATTCACCTCCTTGTGGCCTTAATTTGAAGTTATATGCCAAAACTAGTGGCTTCAGCGATGTGATCCGTCTCTTCCAAGGTGCTGCACAATCTGGTCATAGAATTAGTTCTGTTGTGGCGGTGGTGCGATGTAGTCACCTTGATCTTTGTATCGAAGGGTCTCCAGCAGGTATTGGTCTTGGTGAGAAGCTGCCCCGTGTAAGATGGGAGCACAGATTTGGTGCTGGTTTTCATGGAATTGAAGATGAAGTGGTGAAGCTTGGTGATTTTAGCACAATTTCTGTGAAAGTCACCTGGAAAGCTGTCGGCAAGCGTCCGGCGCCGAAGGGATAG
- the LOC127757767 gene encoding amino acid transporter AVT1C-like yields the protein MDRDEEMGHGDRSLLFIGDEDDDLEADRDGGSTPSSDPGSFSDRSDPPSVDDIDEDEDDDDVVGDGRRAPRDDDDDQRGTWPQSFRQSIDMMSAVPSPAMSSIITAASPNLGRLAAVGSSLLKRATSSAVGQEGSSLPLSRPLLPPSSLSQLSTASGPPVRDSADSLPPRARPPPPPLHGESVVPPPLPRPSSACLRSNYIDLPPPSTRCGQKQAILNGLNVLCGVGILTTSYGIKQGGWLSLILLPLLGCCSCYTGLLLKKCIDSSPSIDTYPDIGQAAFGIYGRIFVSVVLYLELYACGVEYITLLGDSLSSVFPSADLAFGGIYLNAHNLFAITMALAILPSVWLKNLRLLSYLSAGGVIATTTVIVCLFWVGIGEGVGFHPGGTALNLTHFPVALGLYGYCYSGHSVFPNIYSSMEERPKFTFVLLFCFIVVTFVYAGVAVAGFLMFGESTMSQFTLNMPQQFIPSKIAIGMTIINPYTKYALTLTPVALSIEEALPRRMQTYQVGMCVRTALVASTVVVALTFPYFALVMALLGSVFTMLVALILPCACYLSIKKGSTPLWEVVLCITIILLGILCACVGSYTSVSQMISR from the exons ATGGATCGTGACGAGGAAATGGGGCACGGAGACAGATCGCTGCTGTTCATCGGAGATGAGGACGACGATCTCGAGGCGGACCGCGACGGCGGCTCCACGCCGTCGTCCGACCCGGGCTCCTTCTCCGACCGGAGCGACCCTCCCAGCGTCGACGAcatcgacgaggacgaggacgacgacgatgtcgtcggcgatggccgccgcgcgccccgcgacgacgacgacgaccagagGGGCACGTGGCCACAGAGCTTCAG gCAATCGATTGACATGATGagcgccgtgccgtcgccggcgatgagCTCGATCATCACGGCGGCGAGCCCGAATCTGGGGAggttggcggcggtggggagctcCCTCCTGAAGCGAGCCACGAGCAGCGCGGTGGGGCAGGAGGGCTCGTCGCTGCCGCTCTCCaggccgctgctgccgccgtcgtcgctgtcgcagCTGTCGACGGCGTCGGGGCCGCCGGTGAGGGACTCGGCGGACAGcttgccgccgcgcgcgcggccgccaccgccgccgctgcatggGGAGTCcgtggtgccgccgccgctgccgaggccGTCGTCGGCGTGCCTGAGATCCAACTACATcgacctgccgccgccgtctacCAGGTGCGGGCAGAAGCAAGCCATCCTCAATG GGCTTAATGTTCTGTGTGGAGTTGGAATTCTCACCACAAGTTACGGAATCAAACAAGGTGGATGGTTAAGCCTGATCCTGCTGCCCTTGTTGGGTTGCTGTTCTTGCTACACCGGATTGCTTCTGAAGAAATGCATAGACAGTTCACCGAGCATTGACACATATCCAGATATAGGACAAGCTGCGTTTGGTATTTACGGACGGATATTCGTGTCG GTTGTTCTTTATCTAGAGCTATAT GCATGCGGTGTGGAGTACATCACGCTGTTAGGTGACAGTTTGTCGTCAGTATTTCCGTCTGCAGATCTAGCTTTTGGTGGAATCTACTTGAACGCGCACAATCTCTTCGCCATCACAATGGCCTTGGCGATTCTACCATCAGTTTGGCTTAAGAACCTCAGACTCCTCTCCTATCTTTCTG CGGGAGGCGTGATTGCGACGACGACAGTAATTGTTTGTTTGTTCTGGGTTGGGATTGGGGAAGGAGTTGGGTTCCACCCTGGTGGAACTGCACTGAATCTGACCCACTTTCCTGTGGCACTTGGCCTGTATGGATACTGCTACTCAGGGCACTCGGTTTTTCCGAACATATATTCGTCGATGGAGGAACGCCCAAAGTTCACCTTTGTACTGCTGTTCTG CTTCATAGTAGTCACGTTTGTATATGCTGGAGTCGCTGTCGCAGGATTTCTGATGTTTGGCGAGTCCACAATGTCACAATTCACTCTGAACATGCCACAGCAATTTATTCCCTCCAAAATCGCCATTGGGATGACG ATTATAAACCCATACACAAAGTATGCCTTGACATTAACACCGGTCGCCCTGTCGATAGAGGAGGCTCTACCTAGAAGGATGCAGACTTACCAAGTTGGAATGTGTGTTAGGACAGCTCTTGTCGCCTCAACTGTTGTTGTAGCTTTGACATTTCCATACTTTG CACTGGTGATGGCGTTGCTTGGATCTGTCTTCACAATGCTCGTG GCCCTGATCCTCCCATGCGCATGCTATCTCTCTATCAAGAAGGGTTCAACACCATTGTGGGAG GTTGTCTTATGCATAACAATCATACTGCTTGGCATCCTGTGCGCCTGCGTTGGATCGTACACTTCTGTTAGCCAAATGATAAGCAGATAG